The Hymenobacter oligotrophus genome has a window encoding:
- a CDS encoding nucleoside deaminase, which yields MDEFMQAAIDEARLGRSEGGIPIGSVLVRNGQIVGRGHNKRVQEGSAIKHGEMDCLTNAGRQSTYRDTVIYSTLMPCYMCAGTIVQFKIPKVIVGESRTFDGAREFMESHGVEVINLDLPECVQMMEEFIEAEPTLWNEDIAE from the coding sequence ATGGACGAATTCATGCAAGCCGCCATCGACGAAGCCCGCCTGGGCCGCTCGGAAGGGGGTATTCCGATTGGTTCGGTATTGGTGCGCAACGGCCAGATTGTGGGCCGCGGGCACAACAAGCGCGTGCAAGAAGGCTCTGCCATCAAGCACGGCGAAATGGACTGCCTGACCAACGCCGGCCGCCAAAGCACCTACCGCGACACCGTTATCTACAGCACCCTGATGCCCTGCTACATGTGCGCCGGCACCATTGTGCAGTTCAAAATTCCGAAGGTAATCGTGGGTGAGTCGCGGACTTTCGACGGGGCCCGCGAGTTTATGGAAAGCCACGGCGTAGAAGTAATCAACCTCGATTTGCCCGAGTGCGTGCAGATGATGGAAGAGTTCATCGAAGCCGAACCCACCCTCTGGAACGAGGACATAGCCGAGTAA
- a CDS encoding SpoIIAA family protein, with protein sequence MLRAVDHPDHNLLTFIINGPISRADYDQVVPVLEQKIARWNKVNVCVEVRRFDGISLRALWEEIRQDIKHYKDFNRVAIVTAESALVNAAVGLGTSLTPALIKHFSPAQKQSAEDWARGQAV encoded by the coding sequence ATGCTACGAGCCGTTGACCATCCCGACCACAACCTTCTCACCTTCATCATTAACGGGCCCATTTCGCGGGCCGACTACGACCAAGTGGTGCCCGTGCTGGAGCAGAAAATTGCCCGCTGGAACAAGGTGAACGTGTGCGTGGAGGTGCGCCGCTTCGACGGCATTTCGCTGCGGGCGCTTTGGGAAGAAATTCGGCAGGATATCAAGCACTACAAGGACTTTAACCGCGTGGCCATCGTAACGGCAGAAAGCGCATTGGTGAACGCGGCCGTGGGTTTGGGCACCAGCCTCACGCCGGCCCTGATCAAGCACTTCAGCCCCGCGCAAAAACAATCGGCCGAGGATTGGGCCCGCGGCCAGGCTGTGTAG
- a CDS encoding PD-(D/E)XK nuclease family protein, producing MSYPAAATPSALASASEALSLQPFLRQAAQDLLGRFSGNELSDLVVVVPTRRAVVYLKNELALAAPKGEAIWSPRVASMEDYMVELAGVQVEEPIALQLLLFDILRELDPKLDFDLFTGWSRLLLDDFSALDQNLADPAGLFEYLSEAKALERWDLTDTPTPASATAAWFRFWDDLEKVYRRLRRRLKDQALAYPGLAYRLAVDRMQQRLQDNPAQVPQHIFLGLGTLSRAEQYLIRLLLKQAKAEVRFDTDRFYLDGESPNRAGLPFRRIADYLDLGPAAFGFAETGSEDLLRTLPRQIRLIGVANNSMQGKVAGQLVAEALQTAPKASVAVVLPDETLLLPVLHGLPPEQVPQFNVTMGLSFRSTPLFNLIDLLFEVHLTGVREGETGPDYGVRRYHHLTVSKLLAHPFLRRYEQWLDRQPDQQQYHGVLDDICRQIVKRNAVLLSEDELRDLGRHHPLVEALFRPWRNCDDVVRACYEVIDLLRDVYRQEHTAIEAEYLYLFYTLVRQLDSAFDCREQRPSVRSFRRFLYEQMGRTRLPFSGEPIAQVQVMGLLETRALDFDHVIILSCNENILPAPKRNTSLFPYDVLTKYGMPTYAEHEAATSHQFWRLLQRAKRVDLVHILPGSEGVQAGERSRFLLQIENDLRIQNPNLELLDLTASATVTPEGFEVGGEVARGSATAPTNQVPLGQHLTTGNRQLTTQKYEGDLVLEKDWEMLGAIRGLLERGLSASGLNQFLTCSLQFYFSRVAKFQEQETVAEDLGADVFGTAVHYVLEELMRPYVTDGRAISADDVESWKPRVADLLERGLALDDGNETTTPHQQLPDEGLNHVLRGVGRHLVQRYLDSLITQIQADGPLKVVGLEEQLHGTVFVETKAGDRVAVRLIGFADRIDELPDGRRRIIDYKTGSVHGASLNLMGGSRSKRTPAEAMERMVTEAGGGTDKVRQLWLYRLMLAQRGYAAADAAIVPLRSPDPAPLSADLGFMTAEGQLFEETSQQVLTRLVDRMLDPQEPIRKTDDLNVCQWCPYKGICAR from the coding sequence ATGAGTTACCCCGCTGCCGCCACGCCTTCTGCCCTTGCTTCTGCTTCCGAGGCCCTTTCGCTTCAACCCTTTTTGCGCCAGGCCGCGCAGGATTTGCTAGGCCGCTTCTCGGGCAATGAGTTATCCGATTTGGTGGTGGTGGTGCCCACGCGCCGCGCTGTGGTGTACCTGAAAAACGAGCTGGCCCTGGCTGCTCCCAAAGGCGAAGCCATCTGGAGCCCTAGGGTGGCCTCGATGGAGGACTACATGGTGGAGCTGGCCGGCGTGCAGGTAGAGGAGCCCATTGCCTTGCAGCTCTTGCTGTTCGACATCCTGCGGGAGCTCGACCCGAAGCTTGATTTTGACCTCTTTACGGGCTGGTCGCGGTTGCTGCTCGATGATTTTTCGGCCCTCGACCAGAACCTGGCCGACCCGGCCGGTTTGTTTGAGTACCTCTCCGAAGCCAAGGCGCTGGAGCGCTGGGACCTTACCGATACGCCCACGCCGGCTTCGGCCACGGCTGCGTGGTTCCGTTTCTGGGACGACCTCGAGAAAGTCTACCGCCGCCTGCGCCGCCGCCTCAAAGACCAAGCCCTCGCCTACCCCGGCCTGGCCTACCGCTTGGCCGTCGACCGCATGCAGCAACGCTTGCAGGACAACCCCGCCCAGGTGCCGCAGCACATCTTCCTAGGTCTGGGCACGTTGTCGCGCGCGGAGCAGTACCTCATCCGCTTGCTGCTCAAGCAAGCCAAGGCCGAAGTACGCTTCGACACCGACCGGTTTTACCTCGATGGCGAGTCGCCGAACCGGGCCGGCTTGCCCTTCCGCCGCATTGCCGATTACCTCGACCTAGGGCCCGCCGCCTTTGGCTTTGCCGAAACCGGCTCCGAGGATTTGCTGCGCACCCTGCCCCGCCAGATTCGCCTGATTGGCGTGGCCAATAACTCCATGCAGGGCAAAGTTGCGGGCCAGCTGGTAGCGGAGGCACTGCAAACCGCACCCAAGGCTTCGGTGGCCGTGGTGCTGCCCGACGAAACCCTGCTGCTGCCCGTGCTGCACGGCTTGCCGCCCGAGCAGGTGCCGCAGTTCAACGTAACCATGGGCCTGAGCTTCCGCAGCACACCTTTGTTCAACCTCATCGATCTGCTGTTTGAGGTGCACCTAACGGGCGTGCGCGAGGGCGAAACCGGACCCGATTACGGCGTGCGGCGCTACCACCACCTCACGGTTAGCAAGCTGCTGGCGCACCCCTTTTTGCGGCGCTACGAGCAGTGGCTCGACCGCCAGCCCGATCAGCAGCAGTACCACGGCGTGCTCGACGACATTTGCCGGCAGATTGTGAAGCGCAATGCCGTGCTGCTCTCCGAAGACGAGTTGCGCGACCTAGGGCGGCACCACCCGCTGGTGGAGGCCTTATTCCGACCCTGGCGCAACTGCGACGACGTGGTGCGCGCCTGCTACGAAGTAATTGATTTACTGCGCGATGTGTACCGCCAGGAGCACACCGCCATCGAGGCCGAGTACCTGTACCTGTTCTACACGCTCGTACGCCAGCTCGATTCGGCTTTCGATTGCCGCGAGCAGCGCCCCTCGGTGCGCTCGTTCCGGCGCTTTTTGTACGAGCAAATGGGCCGCACGCGCCTGCCCTTTTCGGGCGAGCCAATTGCGCAGGTGCAGGTAATGGGTTTGCTCGAAACCCGTGCCCTCGATTTCGACCACGTCATCATCCTGAGTTGCAACGAGAACATCCTGCCCGCGCCCAAGCGCAACACCTCGTTGTTCCCCTACGACGTGCTCACCAAGTACGGCATGCCCACCTACGCCGAGCACGAAGCCGCCACTTCGCACCAGTTCTGGCGCTTGTTGCAGCGGGCCAAGCGCGTCGATCTGGTGCATATCCTGCCGGGTTCGGAGGGCGTACAGGCCGGCGAGCGAAGCCGCTTTTTGCTGCAGATCGAAAACGACCTCCGCATCCAAAACCCCAACCTCGAACTGCTCGACCTGACCGCTTCGGCCACGGTTACGCCCGAAGGGTTTGAGGTGGGCGGCGAAGTAGCCCGCGGCTCGGCTACCGCGCCCACAAACCAGGTGCCGCTTGGCCAGCACCTGACAACTGGTAACCGACAACTGACAACTCAAAAATACGAAGGCGACCTGGTGCTGGAGAAAGATTGGGAGATGCTGGGCGCCATCCGGGGCTTGCTCGAGCGGGGCTTGTCGGCCTCGGGCCTGAACCAGTTTCTTACCTGCTCGCTGCAGTTCTACTTCTCGCGGGTGGCCAAATTTCAGGAGCAGGAAACCGTGGCCGAAGACCTAGGCGCCGACGTGTTCGGCACCGCTGTGCACTACGTGCTGGAGGAGTTGATGCGGCCTTACGTGACGGACGGCCGCGCCATTTCCGCCGACGACGTGGAATCGTGGAAGCCGCGGGTGGCCGATTTGCTGGAGCGTGGCCTCGCCCTCGACGATGGCAACGAAACCACCACCCCGCACCAACAACTCCCCGACGAAGGCCTCAACCACGTGCTGCGCGGCGTGGGCCGCCACTTGGTACAGCGTTACCTGGATTCGCTCATTACTCAAATTCAAGCCGATGGCCCGCTGAAAGTAGTAGGCCTCGAAGAGCAGCTCCACGGCACCGTGTTCGTCGAAACCAAAGCCGGCGACCGGGTGGCGGTGCGTCTGATTGGTTTCGCCGACCGCATCGACGAGCTGCCCGACGGCCGCCGCCGCATTATCGACTACAAAACCGGCTCGGTGCACGGTGCCTCGCTTAACCTAATGGGCGGCAGCCGCAGCAAACGCACTCCCGCCGAGGCCATGGAGCGCATGGTAACCGAAGCCGGCGGCGGCACCGACAAAGTGCGGCAGCTTTGGCTCTACCGCCTGATGCTGGCCCAGCGCGGCTACGCCGCTGCCGATGCCGCCATTGTGCCCCTGCGCAGCCCCGACCCCGCCCCGCTTTCCGCCGACCTAGGGTTCATGACCGCCGAGGGCCAGCTGTTCGAGGAAACCAGCCAGCAGGTACTTACCCGCCTGGTCGACCGCATGCTTGACCCCCAGGAGCCCATCCGCAAAACCGACGACTTGAATGTGTGCCAATGGTGTCCTTATAAGGGCATTTGTGCGCGGTAG
- a CDS encoding bacteriorhodopsin — MDLLLGGICALMWLPLVTGYCAQSYGRSFWLWFALGCCFPIVSFFVLFGLIYRTERDPGNHLVEEARRILAEAEAHEVEPFGD, encoded by the coding sequence GTGGATCTACTTCTTGGTGGGATTTGTGCGTTGATGTGGCTGCCGCTGGTTACGGGCTATTGCGCCCAGAGCTACGGCCGCTCGTTTTGGTTGTGGTTTGCGCTGGGCTGCTGTTTTCCGATTGTTTCCTTCTTCGTGTTGTTCGGGCTGATTTACCGCACCGAACGCGACCCAGGCAACCATTTGGTGGAAGAAGCACGCCGCATATTGGCCGAGGCCGAAGCCCACGAGGTGGAGCCGTTCGGCGACTAA
- a CDS encoding BaiN/RdsA family NAD(P)/FAD-dependent oxidoreductase — MQQHPTVAIIGGGPAGLLAAQHLAEAGVQGIAVFEAQATPGRKFLVAGHGGFNLTNGEPVTAFGPRYGHRQQAFEQYLGHFGPDTLRRWAANLGIATYVGSSGRVFPIEEHKPAHLLRAWLQRLQHLGVQLHTRHRWLGFGPGGALLIRDERTGEELAVAPKATLLALGGASWAKTGSDGRWLPLLEQTLGLQSVPFRPSNCGVEVAWSDFFRQKVGRAPLKNVVLRCASHEARGEVMLTEYGLEGTPVYALTPAIREALAAPAPAPLLLNFKPDLGPADVLQRLQQARRGRSLPDVLRQTLKLGPPVPTLLREAAPAAGLANPEQLATLLQALPLPITALRPLDEAISTAGGVPFEEVDEHLMLLRRPGVFVAGEMLDWEAPTGGYLLQGCFSTGAWAARGMLAWLGHRAS; from the coding sequence ATGCAGCAGCACCCCACAGTAGCCATTATCGGCGGCGGCCCGGCCGGGCTGCTGGCCGCGCAGCACCTAGCCGAAGCCGGCGTGCAAGGCATTGCCGTGTTTGAGGCGCAGGCCACGCCGGGCCGTAAGTTTTTGGTGGCCGGCCACGGCGGTTTCAACCTCACCAACGGCGAACCGGTTACTGCTTTTGGCCCGCGCTATGGCCACCGCCAGCAAGCCTTCGAGCAATATTTGGGGCATTTCGGGCCCGATACGCTTCGCCGTTGGGCGGCCAACCTGGGCATTGCTACCTACGTGGGCAGCAGCGGACGCGTGTTCCCGATCGAAGAGCACAAACCTGCGCACTTGCTGCGGGCGTGGTTGCAGCGCCTCCAGCACCTAGGCGTGCAGTTGCACACGCGGCACCGCTGGCTGGGCTTTGGGCCCGGTGGCGCGCTGCTGATCCGCGACGAGCGCACCGGTGAGGAGTTGGCCGTGGCTCCCAAAGCCACACTGCTGGCCCTGGGCGGCGCTAGCTGGGCCAAAACCGGCTCCGACGGCCGCTGGCTGCCGCTGCTGGAGCAAACCCTGGGCCTGCAAAGCGTACCCTTTCGGCCGAGCAATTGCGGCGTGGAGGTAGCGTGGTCCGATTTTTTTCGGCAGAAAGTAGGCCGGGCGCCCCTAAAAAACGTGGTCTTGCGCTGCGCTTCCCACGAAGCCCGCGGCGAGGTAATGCTCACCGAGTACGGCCTCGAGGGCACGCCCGTTTACGCGCTTACCCCCGCCATCCGGGAGGCGCTGGCCGCCCCGGCACCGGCTCCGCTGCTGCTCAACTTCAAACCCGACCTAGGGCCTGCCGATGTGCTGCAGCGGTTGCAGCAGGCCCGCCGCGGCCGCTCTTTGCCCGATGTGCTGCGCCAAACGCTAAAACTTGGGCCGCCCGTGCCAACGTTGCTGCGCGAGGCCGCCCCCGCGGCCGGCCTAGCCAACCCCGAGCAACTAGCGACCCTGCTCCAGGCCCTGCCCCTGCCCATTACGGCGCTGCGCCCGCTCGACGAGGCCATCAGCACGGCCGGCGGGGTACCATTTGAGGAGGTAGACGAGCACCTAATGCTGCTGCGCCGGCCCGGCGTGTTTGTGGCCGGCGAAATGCTCGATTGGGAGGCGCCCACCGGCGGCTACCTGCTGCAGGGCTGCTTTAGCACCGGTGCGTGGGCGGCGCGGGGCATGCTGGCGTGGCTGGGGCACAGGGCTTCCTAG
- a CDS encoding RCC1 domain-containing protein, with amino-acid sequence MSRNITLPISRFLSFKWLWALFFVACGWSNQACAQYSLQAIACTEDGYNLVVRPDGTLWGWLSPRHTQLDTAAQKISPKRLSTEANWQSVVAGRYMVLLLKRDGSLWGAKILASYGQSEISPKFEQLGTGRTWKSIAAGESYLTAISADKYLWAWHQVSKGGNDILAFEPVAHPRNAYEQRMRWRQVGIKEIGMSVVIEGVSAEGSLWRWTIDYNSGQRELMQVGQSKDWASITTGGGYESCALAIKKDGSLWGWGSNLFGQLVVPNNLGQTNDVEEPIRIGNGKKWHFAQAAWGKQVVALQKDSSLWAWGLNTGGQLGTEQYYQTTIIAPPKQIGSVRSWIAVGGSRFHSVGMRADGSLWVWGSSTYEQPGNTIDYTQLHRVFPVGDSPVVSFAAEGNYSAAVKKDGTLWTWGDNSVGQLGLGNLQSTDQPTQVGHDRDWLKVASCAGIKQNGTLWEWGYIGGSTPLLVPRQIGTDHDWIDVVTTGLGKYARKKDGTLWHWGGRDAANGRLPVQVGKARNWASIAGDSHVLATRTDGSMWGWGSNNMGELGLSGPAQKLRTVGSPTQTGAAAGWQKVATGSLHSLALRSDGTLWSCGHTTALGRDLPNKGRDAYDAVWQQIPAKVRWRSIAANLSVSMAVATDGTLWYTGNPYQVFQHEMPGTMYFKKLVKESDCREVALGEHHALVLRADGSLWSYGTFPRTIPLPHALKMRQVL; translated from the coding sequence ATGAGCCGCAATATCACCCTGCCGATCAGTCGGTTTTTATCTTTCAAGTGGTTGTGGGCTTTGTTTTTTGTAGCCTGCGGTTGGTCAAACCAAGCTTGTGCCCAATACTCCTTGCAAGCAATTGCATGTACCGAAGATGGCTACAATTTGGTAGTGCGTCCAGACGGCACGCTGTGGGGATGGCTTAGCCCCCGTCATACGCAACTCGACACTGCCGCTCAAAAAATTTCCCCGAAACGCTTGTCCACAGAAGCCAACTGGCAAAGTGTAGTGGCAGGCCGCTATATGGTTTTGCTTTTGAAACGGGATGGTTCGTTGTGGGGCGCCAAAATTCTGGCTAGCTATGGTCAGTCGGAAATAAGCCCAAAGTTTGAGCAGTTAGGTACAGGCCGCACATGGAAGAGTATAGCCGCAGGCGAAAGCTACTTAACGGCCATTTCAGCCGATAAATACCTCTGGGCTTGGCACCAGGTATCCAAAGGAGGCAATGATATCCTTGCTTTTGAACCCGTTGCTCATCCACGCAATGCTTATGAGCAGCGTATGCGCTGGCGCCAAGTGGGCATCAAGGAGATAGGCATGTCGGTAGTAATCGAGGGTGTTTCTGCGGAAGGTTCGCTTTGGCGTTGGACAATTGATTACAACAGCGGTCAGCGTGAACTTATGCAAGTAGGCCAAAGCAAGGATTGGGCTTCGATTACGACCGGTGGGGGGTACGAGTCCTGCGCGTTGGCAATCAAAAAGGATGGAAGCTTATGGGGATGGGGAAGCAATCTGTTTGGGCAGCTAGTCGTGCCAAATAACCTGGGCCAAACGAACGATGTAGAAGAGCCTATACGCATTGGGAACGGTAAAAAATGGCATTTTGCCCAGGCTGCTTGGGGTAAGCAAGTTGTGGCATTGCAGAAGGATAGTTCACTGTGGGCATGGGGTCTTAACACAGGTGGTCAGTTAGGCACAGAGCAGTACTATCAAACAACCATCATTGCGCCCCCCAAACAAATAGGCTCGGTTCGTAGCTGGATTGCGGTGGGAGGTAGCAGGTTTCACTCGGTGGGCATGCGAGCAGATGGATCGTTGTGGGTATGGGGCAGTTCCACATACGAACAACCTGGAAATACCATTGATTACACCCAGTTGCACCGAGTTTTTCCTGTGGGAGATTCTCCCGTTGTAAGTTTTGCAGCAGAAGGAAATTATTCCGCCGCGGTGAAAAAAGACGGCACCTTGTGGACGTGGGGCGACAACTCAGTTGGGCAGCTTGGGTTAGGGAATCTGCAAAGCACCGATCAGCCCACTCAAGTAGGCCATGATCGGGATTGGTTAAAGGTTGCGAGTTGTGCTGGCATCAAGCAAAACGGAACACTTTGGGAATGGGGCTACATAGGCGGCAGCACCCCGTTATTAGTGCCTAGGCAGATAGGAACCGACCACGATTGGATTGATGTGGTAACAACCGGCTTAGGAAAATATGCGCGCAAAAAAGATGGCACGCTGTGGCACTGGGGCGGCCGCGATGCAGCCAATGGGCGGCTGCCGGTGCAAGTAGGCAAGGCACGCAACTGGGCCAGTATTGCAGGGGATTCTCATGTTCTCGCAACCCGAACCGATGGTAGCATGTGGGGGTGGGGCAGCAACAACATGGGGGAGTTGGGTTTGTCAGGCCCTGCTCAGAAGCTGCGAACTGTTGGTTCGCCAACGCAAACCGGAGCAGCCGCTGGTTGGCAAAAGGTTGCCACCGGTAGCTTGCATTCCCTTGCACTTCGCTCCGACGGAACTCTATGGAGCTGTGGCCATACTACGGCGCTCGGACGGGATTTACCCAATAAAGGGCGCGATGCCTACGACGCAGTTTGGCAGCAAATACCAGCCAAAGTACGCTGGCGCAGTATTGCCGCTAATCTTTCTGTGTCGATGGCTGTAGCCACTGATGGAACGCTATGGTACACGGGTAACCCTTACCAAGTCTTTCAACATGAAATGCCGGGCACGATGTACTTCAAGAAATTAGTGAAAGAAAGTGACTGCCGAGAAGTGGCGCTTGGGGAGCATCATGCCCTCGTGTTGCGGGCGGATGGAAGCTTATGGAGCTATGGCACGTTCCCGCGTACTATACCGCTACCGCATGCGCTCAAGATGCGGCAAGTGCTGTAA
- a CDS encoding mechanosensitive ion channel family protein codes for MLLDDINRVFVHYWEHLIELLPKVVVAIVLLVVAIFLSNRISHLVGGRLHARSHDPLLAEFLTRLTRWALILLGLTVVLQVLGMTGLVGGMVAGAGLTAFVVGFALKDIAENFLAGVVLAFNRPFRIYDTIQIRDNQALMGRVEALNLRTTLIKTFDGKHIYLPNAMVLREPLINYTRDGHIRQDFQVAVDVSQDPGPETVRDMLLEFVRNFRDVEREEPHTPYIILEKTEGPKATFHVYFWTYSEEYRRGTQELKSDLMQAIRQRLLQQNYPEPATVQ; via the coding sequence ATGCTTCTGGACGACATCAACCGCGTCTTTGTTCATTACTGGGAACACCTTATCGAGCTGTTGCCCAAGGTGGTGGTGGCCATTGTGCTGCTGGTGGTGGCCATTTTTCTTTCCAACCGCATCAGCCACTTGGTTGGCGGCCGGCTTCACGCCCGCTCCCACGACCCCCTGCTGGCCGAATTCCTGACGCGCCTCACGCGCTGGGCCCTAATACTGCTAGGCCTAACGGTGGTGCTGCAGGTGCTCGGCATGACGGGCCTGGTGGGCGGCATGGTGGCCGGTGCCGGCCTTACGGCGTTTGTGGTAGGCTTTGCCCTGAAAGACATTGCCGAAAACTTTTTGGCTGGCGTGGTGCTGGCCTTCAACCGCCCGTTTCGCATCTACGACACCATCCAGATTCGCGACAACCAAGCCCTGATGGGCCGGGTAGAGGCCCTTAACCTGCGCACTACGCTCATCAAAACCTTCGACGGCAAGCACATTTACCTCCCCAACGCCATGGTGCTGCGCGAGCCCCTCATCAACTACACCCGCGACGGACACATCCGGCAGGACTTTCAGGTGGCTGTGGACGTAAGCCAGGACCCCGGCCCCGAAACCGTGCGCGACATGCTGCTTGAGTTTGTGCGCAACTTCAGGGACGTGGAGCGCGAGGAGCCGCACACGCCCTACATCATCCTGGAAAAAACCGAGGGCCCAAAAGCCACTTTCCACGTTTATTTTTGGACGTATTCCGAAGAGTACCGCCGCGGCACCCAAGAGCTAAAAAGCGACCTGATGCAAGCCATCAGGCAGCGGCTGCTCCAGCAAAACTACCCCGAGCCGGCCACTGTGCAGTAG
- a CDS encoding chloride channel protein, which translates to MPKNVVHRLLSPLLLWRLRHVSDRLYLILVSILVGALAGLAAVLLKNSVHWGQELLYGWVPEQKRVFALFLYPIIGIGLTVLFTRYVLGGQLGRGIGPIIYSVARQGSVVPRSRMYSQWVSSLLTVTFGGSAGLEAPISVTGSAIGSNLARVLRVSRRERRLLVGCGAAAGVAAIFNSPIAGVLFAVEVVLSELSAPFFIPLLISSATATLVSKLLFSGQPFVLITTSWSVDTVPFYLLLGLGAALLSVYMIRIYFAAEKWFERWRGTYRKVALGGTGLGVLVFFFPPLYGEGYNIVQSLLSGEPSHLLDASIFSVYRDENVWILLLVAGSSMLLKVLATCITIGAGGNGGMFGSSLFSGALLGFVIARLINLSGLFVVPEVHFVVLGMAGTLAGVVHAPLTAIFLIAEITGGYALFVPLMFVTSCSYIITRYFEPYSVYTRKLVQRGVYVHQDRDRGLLAQLDLPRLVETDFEPVQPDATLGELVDIFRHATRNLFPVVDNDGALVGIISLDQVRDALFDEQHYTTTRVSDLMTEPPATVNVDDTLLDILRCMEQLNVWALPVLKNGRYVGFLLKSAILAGYRKQLIKESE; encoded by the coding sequence ATGCCCAAAAACGTTGTTCACCGTCTGCTTAGCCCGCTGTTGCTCTGGCGCCTGCGCCACGTCAGCGACCGGCTGTACCTGATTTTGGTGAGCATCTTGGTGGGCGCGCTGGCTGGCTTGGCGGCCGTGCTACTCAAAAACAGCGTGCACTGGGGCCAGGAGCTGCTCTACGGCTGGGTGCCCGAGCAAAAGCGGGTGTTTGCGCTCTTTCTCTACCCCATCATCGGCATTGGCCTAACCGTGCTGTTTACGCGCTACGTGTTGGGCGGGCAGCTGGGGCGCGGCATCGGGCCCATCATTTACTCGGTGGCGCGTCAAGGCTCGGTGGTGCCCCGCTCGCGCATGTACTCGCAGTGGGTTAGCTCGCTGCTAACGGTGACGTTTGGCGGCTCGGCGGGTTTGGAGGCGCCCATTTCGGTTACGGGCTCGGCCATTGGCTCCAACCTGGCGCGCGTGCTGCGCGTGAGCCGCCGCGAGCGGCGCCTGCTGGTGGGCTGCGGGGCGGCGGCCGGCGTGGCAGCCATCTTCAACTCGCCCATTGCGGGGGTGCTGTTTGCCGTGGAGGTGGTGCTCAGCGAGCTGTCGGCCCCATTTTTTATTCCGCTGCTCATCTCCTCGGCCACGGCTACGCTGGTCTCGAAGCTGCTGTTTTCGGGCCAGCCATTCGTGCTCATCACCACTAGCTGGTCCGTCGATACGGTGCCGTTTTACCTGCTGTTGGGCCTAGGTGCGGCGCTGCTGTCGGTGTACATGATCCGGATTTACTTCGCGGCCGAAAAGTGGTTTGAGCGGTGGCGCGGCACCTACCGCAAGGTGGCGCTGGGCGGCACAGGCTTGGGGGTGCTGGTGTTCTTTTTTCCGCCGCTCTACGGCGAGGGCTACAACATTGTGCAGTCGTTGCTGAGCGGCGAGCCAAGCCACCTGCTCGACGCAAGTATTTTCTCGGTGTACCGCGACGAAAACGTGTGGATTTTGCTGCTGGTAGCCGGCAGCTCCATGCTGCTGAAAGTGTTGGCCACGTGCATCACCATCGGCGCGGGCGGCAACGGGGGCATGTTCGGTTCGTCGTTGTTTTCGGGTGCGCTGTTGGGCTTCGTTATTGCGCGCCTCATCAACCTGAGCGGCCTGTTTGTGGTACCCGAGGTGCACTTTGTGGTGCTGGGCATGGCCGGCACGCTGGCCGGTGTGGTGCACGCCCCGCTCACGGCCATCTTCTTGATTGCCGAAATCACGGGCGGTTACGCCTTGTTTGTGCCACTGATGTTTGTTACCAGCTGTTCGTACATCATCACGCGCTATTTCGAGCCTTACTCGGTGTACACGCGCAAACTGGTGCAGCGCGGCGTGTACGTGCACCAAGACCGCGACCGGGGCCTGTTGGCGCAGCTCGACTTGCCCCGCTTGGTCGAAACCGACTTCGAGCCTGTGCAGCCCGACGCTACCCTAGGTGAGCTGGTGGATATTTTCCGCCACGCCACCCGCAACCTTTTTCCGGTGGTCGATAACGACGGTGCTTTGGTCGGCATTATTTCCCTCGACCAGGTGCGCGATGCCCTCTTCGACGAGCAGCACTACACCACCACCCGCGTGAGCGACCTGATGACCGAGCCGCCCGCCACCGTCAACGTCGATGACACCCTGCTCGACATTCTGCGGTGCATGGAGCAGCTGAATGTATGGGCCTTGCCCGTGCTGAAAAACGGCCGTTACGTGGGCTTTTTGCTGAAGTCGGCCATTTTGGCCGGCTACCGCAAGCAGCTTATCAAGGAAAGCGAGTAA
- a CDS encoding GNAT family N-acetyltransferase, with translation MPETERLALRQLTLADLDTLYRLDSDPEVMRYIIPPRTYEGTREYLEELIANYEKFPGLGRWAVIEKSTGAFVGVHVLKHLEASGYIEIGYRFFPEFWGRGYATEMTRALLRYGFQDLGLQQIVGVTHPENLASQHVLEKCGLRYQHMAEFYGGPVRFYTLEQPAPAPQSAIGAS, from the coding sequence TTGCCCGAAACCGAGCGCCTGGCGCTGCGCCAGCTCACCCTCGCCGACCTCGATACCTTGTACCGCCTCGATTCTGACCCCGAGGTGATGCGCTACATCATTCCGCCGCGCACCTACGAAGGCACCCGCGAGTACCTGGAGGAGCTAATTGCCAATTACGAGAAGTTTCCGGGCCTGGGGCGTTGGGCCGTCATCGAGAAAAGCACGGGCGCATTTGTGGGCGTGCACGTGCTCAAACACCTCGAGGCCTCGGGGTATATCGAAATAGGCTACCGTTTCTTTCCGGAGTTTTGGGGCCGCGGCTACGCCACCGAAATGACCCGTGCCTTGCTGCGCTACGGCTTCCAGGACCTAGGGCTGCAGCAAATCGTAGGCGTAACGCACCCCGAAAACCTGGCCTCGCAGCACGTGCTCGAAAAGTGCGGCCTGCGCTACCAGCACATGGCCGAGTTTTACGGTGGGCCTGTGCGGTTTTATACCCTAGAGCAGCCGGCCCCGGCCCCGCAATCAGCCATTGGCGCTAGTTGA